In one window of Aquimarina spinulae DNA:
- the bcp gene encoding thioredoxin-dependent thiol peroxidase — translation MTTLKAGDKAPNFSALDQDGNTVTLGDYQGKKLVVFFYPKASTPGCTAEACNLRDHYQTFLAQGYEIIGVSADSAKRQQNFKNKFELPYPLLADEDKTVIEAFGVWGPKKFMGREYDGIHRTTFVIDEKGIISEVIAKVKTKDHAAQIL, via the coding sequence ATGACAACATTAAAAGCAGGGGATAAGGCTCCTAATTTTTCAGCATTAGATCAGGATGGAAATACGGTTACCTTAGGGGACTATCAAGGGAAAAAACTAGTTGTTTTTTTCTACCCTAAAGCAAGTACCCCTGGTTGTACAGCAGAAGCCTGTAATCTAAGAGATCATTATCAAACTTTTCTGGCCCAGGGTTATGAAATTATTGGTGTAAGTGCCGATAGTGCCAAACGGCAACAAAATTTCAAAAATAAATTCGAACTACCTTACCCATTATTAGCAGATGAAGATAAAACAGTAATTGAAGCTTTTGGAGTATGGGGACCAAAGAAATTTATGGGTAGAGAATATGATGGTATTCATCGCACTACTTTTGTTATCGATGAAAAAGGAATAATTTCTGAAGTTATTGCAAAGGTGAAGACTAAGGATCACGCTGCTCAAATTTTATAA
- a CDS encoding LytR/AlgR family response regulator transcription factor has protein sequence MKVVLIEDNPAARRNFLELLNEYCPTIDFIGEATNVAEGVALITSSKPDLVFLDIEMPDGTGFDVLRKLPEINFQVIFASSHEKYALRAIKFSALDYLLKPIDPEELVEAVQKAKSDFEHHKTPQRVQTLIDNISDQSKEPTRLVLKDKYGIQIVFVKDIVHLEASGSYTKFFIHNQDSLLVSKGLKEYENMLSSQHFFRCHQSHLVNLDYLLRYDKREGDYLVLKDKSKIPLATRKKEILLKLINDLN, from the coding sequence ATGAAAGTAGTCCTAATAGAAGATAATCCAGCGGCAAGAAGAAATTTTTTAGAATTACTTAATGAGTATTGTCCTACTATAGATTTTATAGGAGAAGCGACAAATGTAGCAGAAGGAGTTGCCCTAATTACGTCTAGTAAGCCAGATCTTGTATTTCTAGATATCGAGATGCCAGATGGTACCGGGTTTGATGTATTACGAAAATTACCAGAAATCAATTTCCAGGTAATATTTGCTTCTTCTCATGAAAAATATGCACTAAGGGCAATAAAATTTAGCGCCTTGGATTATCTCCTGAAACCTATTGATCCAGAAGAACTTGTAGAAGCTGTCCAAAAGGCAAAATCTGATTTTGAGCATCATAAGACACCACAGAGAGTACAAACGCTTATAGATAATATAAGTGATCAATCAAAAGAACCTACTCGTTTGGTTCTAAAAGATAAATATGGTATTCAGATTGTATTTGTTAAAGATATCGTGCATCTGGAAGCAAGTGGTAGTTACACCAAATTTTTCATCCATAATCAGGATAGCTTACTTGTATCTAAAGGACTTAAAGAATATGAAAATATGCTTTCTTCGCAACATTTTTTTAGATGTCATCAATCTCATTTAGTAAATCTCGATTATTTATTAAGATATGATAAACGAGAAGGAGATTATCTGGTATTAAAAGATAAAAGTAAAATTCCGCTGGCTACCAGAAAAAAAGAAATTTTACTGAAGTTAATAAATGACCTCAATTAA
- a CDS encoding endonuclease III domain-containing protein, producing the protein MTKQEKVDFTIKTLQELYPKIPIPLDHKDPYTLLIAVLMSAQSTDVRVNKITPLLFDRADNPHAMIRLSVEEIREIIKPVGLSPMKAKGIYGLSHILIDKHNGEVPQSFESLEALPAVGHKTASVVMSQAFGVPAFPVDTHIHRLMYRWGFTNGKNVTQTEKDAKRLFPKKLWNDLHLQIIWYGREYSPARGWDLDKDIITKTIGRKTVLDEYQKAKRPIKK; encoded by the coding sequence ATGACCAAACAGGAAAAGGTAGATTTTACTATTAAGACACTTCAGGAATTATATCCTAAAATACCAATCCCATTAGATCATAAAGACCCTTATACTTTACTCATTGCGGTATTAATGAGTGCGCAAAGTACAGATGTAAGAGTGAACAAAATCACTCCACTCTTATTTGACAGAGCAGATAATCCACATGCAATGATTCGGTTATCTGTAGAAGAGATTCGGGAAATTATAAAACCAGTAGGTTTAAGCCCTATGAAAGCCAAAGGAATTTATGGACTATCACATATATTGATCGACAAGCATAATGGCGAGGTTCCTCAAAGTTTTGAATCCCTAGAAGCATTGCCTGCTGTTGGTCATAAAACCGCTAGTGTAGTTATGTCTCAAGCATTTGGCGTACCTGCATTTCCTGTAGATACACATATTCATAGATTAATGTATAGATGGGGGTTTACCAATGGTAAAAACGTTACGCAGACCGAAAAAGATGCCAAGAGGCTATTCCCAAAAAAACTATGGAATGATCTGCATCTTCAAATCATATGGTACGGTAGAGAATATTCTCCTGCAAGAGGCTGGGATCTAGATAAAGATATCATTACCAAAACTATAGGTAGAAAAACTGTTTTAGACGAGTACCAAAAAGCAAAAAGGCCTATTAAAAAATAG
- a CDS encoding T9SS type A sorting domain-containing protein: MNHHILKPKRLLCLSLIVGFLFINLTVHAQLSGIYTIDGDKPMSQTNFTSFASAINALNTEGIDAAVTFNVASGFYYEQLYIDRVQGASETNTITFQSATGQNEDVVLVYPAVLDEDPHVVRFQNEAAFFAFRNMRFINSSEHYDLVFHFNNTHDVTLEGNKIESINTSNDSNNGFLTSALIGCTQNKNITISNNHLTNAKFGIRTTLYNNSNFLISGNTMESFEDYAISIYGSHTIENNEIKNSQNGTYSEGNITIKGNYIHGINRYGINCTSGLIINNVIDDPISEHGVCVFSSHMKSDMTIMQNTMISTGLYGRVLFLEYRSRGKLKIQNNNFYYGGTYYSLMSFDGRVYSDYNNLFVESECGKIYEGYRFSKTASRLKEWQALGNGLHSKQIDPNFFDGVVHAANNFLQFGDDLRSTVPTDREGNPHSATPYVGASTYIPHPNALSGTLTIPGNYSTVEAAITDLAAKGIKSSVTVNIAAGTYPGIKIPFIPGVTDNRTVTFTGSEATTDQVIFDGADEPALTFHKSASHIVFENTKLISTGVVVYYHDNILDVTLENNTIQSETTQNSLVHIDQYNSKDIFINNNIFDGGKNSIINTRRYCHSSHIGNREAINRNITITGNTFNNFNTTGIVLNDLEKFTIVNNMFSSNTNKFSTGINISNSSGEGKISGNTLQKIEKIGITISNTKGNAENPIAISNNRIFVSNKVSIDAPAKGMTLIQSSYINVYNNVIRVVENFVGGAHGVSFQSVSNTNTHHNSIWVHSYRDNAAVIAYNKKEVGKPYGEFNDFFNNIFSQTGTGDGYVYDIQEPESMGHLNNNVLHHTGTHLGFWKENWETINDWRFFTAEDVKSKVLDPEFVSNTNLRATNDAISGVAKDLTTIIPSDIDGKLRKPSPTAGAYENGDPGTPPVEDPIVLINEVDADSQGTDTLEFVELYDGGVGNTPLDGYVLVFYNGSNNKSYSSYDLDGYATDASGYFVIGSESVANVSYTFANNKLQNGADAVALYKTEEVFANGSVITTDNLIDAVVYDTNDADDAELLVLLNSGEPQINEGEKGNKDFHSIQRFPNGSGGLRNTNNYTQAIPTPGTANTDTVTVDDNKVGIIAAGFSIYPNPITSSVNINLPPATKSAKVMLFDLNGRLLVERNIDHGTSIIDMSHLTSGLYIIHLIDDNHSEVMKLKKL, from the coding sequence ATGAATCATCACATTCTTAAACCTAAACGGTTACTATGCCTATCTTTGATAGTAGGCTTTTTATTTATAAACCTTACTGTTCATGCTCAACTTAGTGGTATATATACCATTGATGGTGACAAACCAATGTCACAGACAAATTTTACCTCTTTTGCAAGTGCAATCAACGCACTTAATACCGAAGGTATAGATGCAGCCGTAACCTTTAATGTTGCTTCTGGGTTTTATTACGAACAACTCTACATCGATAGGGTACAGGGAGCATCCGAGACCAATACGATTACGTTTCAATCGGCGACAGGCCAAAACGAAGATGTGGTTTTGGTATATCCTGCCGTTCTTGATGAAGATCCCCATGTAGTCCGTTTTCAAAATGAAGCTGCGTTTTTTGCTTTTAGAAATATGAGATTTATAAACTCATCAGAACATTATGATTTAGTTTTTCACTTTAACAATACTCATGATGTTACTCTAGAGGGTAATAAAATAGAATCCATAAATACCTCTAATGATAGCAATAATGGCTTCTTAACATCTGCGTTAATTGGTTGTACCCAAAATAAAAATATTACGATTTCGAATAACCATTTGACTAACGCAAAATTTGGAATAAGGACGACTCTATATAATAATTCCAATTTTTTGATCTCTGGTAATACTATGGAGTCTTTTGAGGATTATGCTATTTCCATTTATGGTTCTCATACTATCGAAAATAATGAGATTAAAAACTCACAGAATGGAACTTATAGTGAGGGTAATATAACCATAAAAGGCAATTACATTCATGGCATAAATCGTTATGGTATTAATTGTACTTCTGGATTAATAATAAATAACGTAATTGATGATCCAATTAGTGAACACGGTGTTTGTGTGTTTTCAAGTCATATGAAATCCGACATGACAATAATGCAAAACACAATGATTTCTACTGGCCTCTATGGAAGGGTATTATTTTTAGAATATAGATCAAGAGGTAAATTAAAAATACAGAATAATAATTTTTATTATGGAGGAACCTATTATTCTTTAATGAGTTTTGATGGTCGTGTCTATTCTGATTACAACAATCTTTTTGTAGAAAGTGAATGCGGTAAAATTTATGAAGGATATAGATTTTCGAAGACTGCATCTCGGCTTAAAGAGTGGCAAGCTTTAGGGAATGGATTACACTCTAAGCAAATAGACCCTAATTTTTTTGATGGAGTGGTGCATGCTGCCAATAATTTTTTACAGTTTGGAGATGATCTTAGAAGTACTGTTCCTACCGATAGAGAAGGGAATCCACATTCTGCAACCCCGTATGTTGGAGCTAGTACATACATCCCACATCCCAATGCTTTAAGTGGTACGTTGACTATCCCAGGGAATTATTCAACGGTCGAAGCGGCAATCACAGATTTGGCAGCAAAAGGAATCAAGTCCTCGGTAACCGTAAATATTGCTGCAGGAACATATCCCGGAATTAAAATACCTTTTATTCCCGGAGTTACTGATAATCGTACCGTTACTTTTACTGGGTCAGAGGCTACCACAGATCAGGTTATTTTTGATGGGGCTGATGAACCTGCACTAACCTTTCACAAATCTGCAAGCCATATTGTTTTTGAAAACACAAAACTAATAAGTACCGGAGTTGTGGTATACTATCATGATAATATATTGGATGTCACTTTGGAAAACAATACAATACAGTCAGAGACAACCCAAAACAGCCTTGTACATATAGACCAGTATAATAGTAAAGATATCTTTATAAATAACAATATTTTCGATGGCGGAAAAAATTCGATCATTAATACAAGACGATATTGTCATTCAAGTCACATCGGTAATAGAGAAGCCATCAATAGAAATATAACCATTACTGGAAATACTTTTAATAATTTTAACACTACTGGAATTGTACTTAATGATCTGGAAAAATTTACTATCGTCAATAATATGTTTAGTTCTAATACAAATAAGTTCTCTACCGGGATTAATATCTCCAACTCTAGTGGGGAAGGAAAAATTTCTGGGAACACATTACAGAAGATAGAAAAAATAGGAATTACTATTTCTAATACAAAAGGAAACGCAGAAAATCCTATTGCAATAAGTAACAACCGTATTTTTGTAAGTAATAAAGTTTCTATTGATGCTCCTGCAAAAGGAATGACTTTAATCCAAAGCAGTTATATCAATGTGTATAATAATGTAATTAGAGTAGTAGAGAATTTTGTAGGAGGTGCACATGGAGTTTCTTTTCAAAGCGTAAGCAATACGAATACACATCACAACAGTATCTGGGTACATTCATATAGAGATAATGCGGCGGTTATAGCTTACAACAAAAAAGAAGTTGGTAAACCTTATGGAGAATTTAATGATTTTTTCAATAATATATTTTCTCAGACCGGTACAGGCGATGGATATGTTTATGATATACAAGAACCAGAATCAATGGGTCATCTAAATAATAACGTATTACACCATACAGGTACACACCTTGGATTTTGGAAAGAAAACTGGGAAACTATTAATGATTGGCGATTTTTTACTGCAGAGGATGTAAAATCAAAAGTATTAGATCCTGAGTTTGTAAGTAATACTAATCTACGTGCTACAAATGATGCTATATCGGGGGTCGCAAAAGACCTTACAACAATTATCCCATCGGATATTGATGGCAAATTACGTAAACCTTCTCCAACAGCAGGCGCTTATGAAAATGGAGACCCAGGCACTCCTCCTGTTGAAGATCCAATTGTCCTTATCAACGAAGTTGATGCAGATAGCCAAGGTACAGATACACTCGAGTTTGTAGAATTGTATGATGGCGGTGTAGGAAATACTCCCTTAGATGGATATGTATTGGTATTTTATAATGGTTCTAATAATAAAAGTTATAGTAGTTATGATCTGGACGGATATGCTACAGATGCCAGTGGATATTTTGTTATTGGTAGTGAAAGTGTAGCCAATGTATCCTATACTTTTGCGAATAATAAATTACAAAATGGAGCAGATGCAGTAGCTTTATATAAAACAGAAGAAGTTTTTGCTAATGGTTCTGTAATCACAACGGATAACCTTATAGACGCTGTAGTATATGATACCAATGATGCTGATGATGCCGAATTATTGGTCTTACTAAATTCTGGCGAACCTCAAATAAATGAAGGTGAAAAAGGAAATAAGGATTTCCATTCTATACAACGTTTCCCTAATGGATCAGGAGGATTGCGAAACACCAATAATTATACACAAGCTATTCCTACTCCAGGAACAGCTAATACAGATACTGTAACTGTTGATGATAATAAAGTAGGAATTATAGCTGCAGGATTTTCGATATACCCTAATCCAATAACCAGCAGTGTCAACATTAATTTACCACCAGCTACAAAGAGTGCCAAAGTAATGTTGTTTGACCTAAATGGAAGACTACTTGTAGAACGTAATATTGATCATGGTACATCTATAATTGATATGAGTCATCTCACAAGCGGATTATATATTATACATTTAATAGATGACAATCATTCAGAAGTAATGAAATTAAAGAAATTATAA
- a CDS encoding RNA polymerase sigma factor encodes MKNYTLTDAVLVNNYIKGDECALSVLIERHKQRIYSFIYSKVFDRDVSEDIFQDTFIKVIRTLKNGKYNEEGKFLPWVMRIAHNLVIDHFRKGNRMPKFEDNGEFSIFSVISDGNLNAEKRLIKDQVEEDLRNLIQELPDDQKEVLIMRMYRDMSFKEISDKTGVSINTALGRMRYALINLRKVIEKNNIVLTN; translated from the coding sequence ATGAAAAATTACACCCTAACAGACGCAGTTCTGGTTAATAACTACATTAAAGGAGACGAATGTGCCCTTTCTGTCCTTATCGAACGTCATAAGCAACGTATTTACAGTTTTATTTATTCAAAAGTTTTTGATAGAGATGTCTCTGAAGATATTTTTCAGGATACTTTTATTAAAGTAATCCGAACATTAAAAAACGGAAAATATAACGAAGAAGGGAAATTTCTTCCTTGGGTAATGCGTATTGCCCATAATTTGGTAATTGATCACTTTAGAAAAGGAAATCGTATGCCAAAATTCGAAGATAATGGAGAGTTTAGTATTTTCTCTGTAATCAGTGATGGAAATCTAAATGCTGAAAAGAGATTAATAAAAGATCAGGTAGAAGAAGATTTGCGTAATTTGATTCAGGAATTACCAGATGACCAGAAAGAAGTCTTAATAATGCGTATGTATAGAGACATGAGTTTTAAAGAAATATCTGATAAAACCGGTGTAAGTATAAACACTGCTCTTGGTAGAATGCGATATGCTTTAATTAATTTAAGAAAAGTAATAGAAAAAAATAATATTGTTTTAACAAATTAA
- a CDS encoding tetratricopeptide repeat protein — MSLSAFLNSNKKILLPTVFVYISVCSALAQNQVKIDSLLQLLTTKITDKEKVDIYNHIALQYSSTDSTKTFSYANRAIHLSKQLNYIEGISNAHYNISQATVKLVYSDKASNVFQKIKYAKGKAIAYNDLALTYKKKGEYATALEHFTKVLKIRDSLGNKKDVAFCYSNIGQVHVRLGNYTEALDFNSKALELFKELNNKNGIFSGYNNMGMINVHQGNYSSALEYFIKASKINDEIGSKRKAIVSLSNIGFIYETLGNYDLALEYYFKCLTISKSTKNEASISEDYLNIGNIYFEQGDNTKALTYAAKSLKTAKELNIKGIMISNYCLIGEIYLDQKKYKEALKYLKNGLVLSQEIGDLSSSTTVMNTLGEIEFELKNYQKAKEYLIRSITIGQEIGFPTAVKSASYGLVKVEKALGNYKAALASYELYHTTYDSLLGEEKSKQLSQLQVQYETEKKEQEIKSLAQQASIQSLELKQANFNKTIFGIVSVVLVLMGLVFYLVNRQKRLALQQRAQDIEQNLLRVQMNPHFIFNAMTSIQDYMNQGDAKQASMYLIKFSKLIRQVLDNSRSEFISLDQEINMLDNYLSIQNLKRDHPFTFKIEVEDGLIPEEIAIPPMFAQPFVENAIEHGVTSLKEGATIHIHFSMEEDHLVLKILDNGSGIEEAIKVKRKDHVSHAIKITEERIDLYRKMRKKKIAFDIQNLSQGTQVTFNLPFQYL; from the coding sequence ATGTCGTTGTCTGCGTTTCTAAATAGTAATAAAAAAATACTGTTACCTACTGTTTTTGTTTACATAAGTGTATGTAGCGCTCTTGCACAAAATCAGGTCAAAATAGATTCTCTATTACAACTACTTACCACTAAAATCACCGATAAAGAAAAAGTAGATATTTATAATCATATAGCTTTGCAATATTCTTCTACAGATTCTACTAAAACCTTTAGCTATGCAAATCGAGCTATTCATCTTTCTAAGCAATTAAATTATATTGAAGGTATTTCTAATGCTCATTATAATATAAGTCAAGCTACTGTAAAATTAGTGTATTCGGATAAAGCATCTAATGTATTTCAAAAAATAAAATATGCAAAAGGCAAAGCCATAGCATATAATGACTTAGCACTTACTTACAAAAAAAAAGGTGAGTATGCTACGGCACTAGAGCATTTCACGAAAGTTTTAAAAATTAGAGATTCTTTAGGAAATAAAAAAGATGTAGCGTTCTGTTATAGTAATATTGGACAAGTACATGTTAGATTAGGAAATTACACCGAAGCATTAGATTTTAATTCTAAAGCTTTGGAGTTGTTTAAAGAATTAAATAATAAGAACGGTATCTTTTCTGGATACAACAATATGGGAATGATCAATGTGCATCAAGGTAATTATTCCTCTGCATTAGAATATTTTATAAAAGCTTCTAAAATTAATGATGAAATAGGTAGTAAAAGAAAAGCTATTGTTTCGCTTAGCAATATTGGATTTATTTATGAAACTTTAGGAAATTATGACTTAGCATTAGAATATTATTTTAAATGCTTAACGATTAGCAAAAGCACTAAAAATGAAGCGAGTATATCTGAAGATTATTTAAATATTGGAAATATTTATTTTGAACAAGGGGATAACACCAAAGCTTTAACGTATGCTGCTAAATCCTTAAAAACTGCCAAAGAACTCAATATTAAAGGTATTATGATATCTAACTATTGCCTAATTGGTGAAATATACCTCGATCAAAAAAAATATAAAGAAGCCCTGAAATATTTAAAAAATGGATTAGTATTAAGCCAGGAAATTGGAGACTTGTCTTCATCTACCACCGTAATGAATACTTTAGGTGAAATTGAATTTGAATTAAAAAATTATCAAAAGGCCAAAGAATATCTTATCAGGAGTATTACTATTGGTCAGGAGATTGGTTTTCCTACTGCTGTAAAAAGTGCTTCGTATGGCTTAGTAAAAGTAGAGAAAGCATTGGGTAATTATAAAGCTGCATTAGCATCTTATGAATTATACCACACCACTTATGATTCTCTGCTTGGTGAAGAGAAATCAAAACAATTATCGCAACTACAAGTACAATACGAAACCGAGAAAAAGGAACAGGAAATCAAAAGTTTAGCACAGCAAGCTTCGATACAGTCTTTAGAATTAAAACAAGCCAATTTTAATAAAACCATTTTTGGTATTGTAAGTGTAGTTTTAGTACTTATGGGATTAGTATTCTATTTGGTAAACAGGCAAAAAAGATTAGCATTACAACAAAGAGCACAGGATATAGAGCAAAATCTATTGCGTGTACAGATGAATCCGCATTTTATTTTTAATGCCATGACTTCTATACAGGATTATATGAATCAGGGAGATGCTAAACAAGCCAGCATGTATCTCATAAAATTCTCGAAACTCATTCGGCAAGTGTTAGATAACTCAAGAAGTGAGTTTATTAGTCTGGATCAGGAAATTAACATGCTCGATAATTACCTAAGCATTCAAAACTTAAAACGTGATCATCCCTTTACTTTTAAAATTGAAGTAGAAGATGGTTTAATTCCTGAAGAAATCGCCATCCCTCCTATGTTTGCGCAACCTTTTGTAGAAAATGCTATTGAACATGGTGTTACCTCTTTAAAGGAGGGTGCAACTATTCATATTCATTTTTCGATGGAAGAAGACCATTTGGTATTAAAAATATTGGATAATGGATCTGGGATAGAAGAAGCTATAAAGGTAAAACGCAAAGATCATGTATCGCATGCTATAAAAATAACAGAAGAACGTATCGACCTTTATCGTAAGATGCGAAAGAAAAAAATTGCATTTGATATACAAAATCTTTCTCAAGGCACACAAGTAACGTTTAATTTACCTTTTCAATATCTATAA
- a CDS encoding tetratricopeptide repeat protein, giving the protein MKKNTLTIFSFLIVFNVFAQNQTKIDSLLQALETNISEKEKVDTYNLLALQYKGVDSIKTLNYLEHAIDLAKTIDYSHGIIDSYIQIIGIALKKGDYKQGVDIGNKALELDKNNTYPKGKSGIYNNLGIIAYHQGDIAKATDYFLQTLKIRKKLNDKSETANTLNNIGILYEVQGDYVKALEYHKESLGIKKELNDLSKMALSYLNIGVLYREQSNYPQALDYHFKAIKIAEQLENKDQISLCYNNIGTIYAKQSDNSKAIEYYSKSLCIDIELGHKKGVAINQIDLGSVHSDQGNYTEALRYYFKSVDVLEEINDKASIAFGYNNIGSIYQEMNSITQAFEYFFKALKIAEDINDKNQISLINNHIGAIYYIQNNPTKALEHFFTSLKIAEELNNKEFIAVNSVDIGRVYVYQKKYPKALDHSLKGLKVSREIGDKLTLSKALITIGTIDWKLKKYTQAKEYFTEGIKLAQAIKNQTYLRDATKTLVEVEKALGNHKAALVSYELYHATYDSLLGEEKSKQLSQLQVQYETEKKEQEIKSLAQQASIQSLELKQANFNKTIFGIVSVVLLLLGLVLYLVNRQKRLALQQRAQDIEQNLLRVQMNPHFIFNAMTSIQDYMNQGDAKQASMYLVKFSKLIRQVLDNSRSEFISLDQEINMLDNYLSIQNLKRDQPFNFKIEVDDDLITDEIAIPPMFAQPFVENAIEHGVTTIKEGATIHIHFSMEGDYLVLKILDNGSGIEEAIKVKRKDHVSHAIKITEERIDLYRKMRKKKIAFNIQDLSQGTQVTFNLPFQYI; this is encoded by the coding sequence ATGAAAAAAAATACACTAACCATCTTTTCTTTTTTAATTGTTTTCAATGTTTTTGCACAAAATCAGACTAAAATTGATTCGCTTTTACAGGCACTTGAAACAAATATTTCTGAGAAAGAAAAAGTTGATACATATAATTTATTGGCCTTGCAGTATAAGGGAGTAGATTCTATTAAAACTTTAAACTATCTCGAACATGCTATAGACTTGGCAAAAACAATAGATTATTCACATGGAATTATTGACAGTTATATTCAAATAATTGGAATAGCCTTAAAAAAAGGGGATTATAAACAAGGAGTAGATATTGGCAATAAAGCGTTAGAGTTAGACAAAAACAACACTTACCCTAAAGGAAAAAGTGGTATCTACAATAATTTAGGAATTATCGCCTACCACCAAGGAGATATTGCTAAGGCAACTGATTATTTTCTTCAAACATTAAAAATTAGAAAAAAATTAAATGATAAATCAGAAACTGCTAATACACTTAATAATATAGGTATTTTATACGAAGTCCAAGGGGATTATGTTAAAGCTTTAGAATATCATAAGGAATCCTTAGGAATAAAAAAAGAGCTAAATGACCTAAGCAAAATGGCACTTAGCTATTTAAATATTGGTGTTTTATATCGAGAACAAAGTAATTACCCACAAGCCTTAGATTATCATTTTAAAGCTATTAAAATTGCTGAACAGCTTGAAAACAAAGATCAAATATCACTTTGTTATAATAATATAGGAACTATTTATGCCAAACAAAGCGACAATTCAAAAGCTATAGAATATTATTCAAAATCTTTATGTATAGATATAGAACTAGGACACAAAAAAGGGGTTGCTATTAATCAAATTGATTTAGGTTCTGTACATAGCGATCAAGGTAATTATACAGAAGCTTTGCGTTATTATTTTAAGTCGGTAGATGTCCTTGAGGAAATAAACGACAAGGCTAGTATAGCCTTTGGCTATAATAATATTGGTAGTATTTATCAGGAGATGAATAGTATAACTCAAGCTTTTGAATATTTTTTTAAAGCCTTAAAAATTGCTGAAGACATTAATGATAAAAATCAGATTTCTTTAATCAATAATCATATTGGAGCCATTTATTATATACAAAATAATCCGACAAAAGCATTAGAACACTTTTTTACGTCTTTAAAAATTGCAGAAGAACTAAATAACAAAGAATTTATTGCTGTAAATTCTGTAGATATTGGCCGCGTTTATGTATATCAAAAAAAGTATCCTAAGGCTTTAGACCATTCATTAAAAGGTCTTAAAGTTAGTCGTGAAATTGGAGATAAATTAACCTTAAGTAAAGCTTTAATAACCATAGGAACGATTGATTGGAAATTAAAAAAATATACTCAAGCCAAAGAATATTTTACAGAAGGTATTAAGCTTGCTCAGGCGATCAAAAACCAAACTTATCTAAGAGATGCAACAAAAACCCTTGTTGAAGTAGAGAAAGCATTAGGCAATCATAAAGCTGCATTAGTATCTTATGAATTGTATCATGCCACTTATGATTCTCTACTCGGCGAAGAAAAATCAAAACAATTATCACAATTACAAGTACAATACGAAACTGAGAAAAAGGAACAGGAAATCAAGAGTTTAGCACAGCAAGCTTCGATACAGTCTTTAGAATTAAAGCAAGCTAATTTTAATAAAACCATTTTTGGTATTGTAAGTGTGGTTTTATTGCTTTTGGGGTTAGTATTGTATTTGGTAAACAGGCAAAAAAGATTAGCATTACAACAAAGAGCACAGGATATAGAACAAAACCTACTGCGTGTGCAGATGAATCCGCATTTTATTTTTAATGCCATGACTTCTATACAGGATTATATGAATCAGGGAGATGCTAAACAAGCCAGTATGTATCTCGTAAAATTCTCGAAACTCATTCGACAAGTATTAGACAACTCAAGAAGTGAGTTTATTAGCCTGGATCAGGAAATTAACATGCTCGATAATTACTTAAGTATTCAAAACTTAAAACGTGATCAACCATTTAATTTTAAGATTGAAGTGGACGATGATTTAATTACTGATGAAATTGCCATCCCTCCTATGTTTGCGCAACCTTTTGTAGAAAATGCCATAGAGCATGGTGTTACTACTATAAAAGAAGGAGCTACTATCCATATACATTTTTCGATGGAAGGAGACTATTTGGTCTTAAAAATATTGGATAATGGATCTGGGATAGAAGAAGCTATAAAGGTAAAACGTAAAGATCATGTATCTCATGCTATAAAAATAACAGAAGAACGTATCGATCTCTATCGTAAAATGCGAAAGAAAAAAATTGCATTTAACATCCAAGACCTTTCTCAAGGTACACAAGTAACGTTTAATTTACCATTTCAATACATATAA